The Neoarius graeffei isolate fNeoGra1 chromosome 23, fNeoGra1.pri, whole genome shotgun sequence genome segment TTTGTCTGTTTcaattatttctttctttctttctttgctctcATATGCCCAGTCCCTCTCATTATACACAACGTGGACAAAAACACAAGATGCCTTGATCTTCGCACATAGTTTTCTCACAAAAGAGAGCACGACATACATTAATGTAACATTGATATCGTATTCTCATACCTCCAACTCATGTACACTTTCTCGTCTCATAGcaagaacaaacaaaaaagacTCGATGTCTGATGGTGAAATCACTGTGAAAATGTACTTAGCTGTGTCGTGTGACAAACTCAACATGCTACTTCGTGAAAATTGTAAGTTGTTGCTAGAAAAGCTACATTATTTTTGAAAATAGCTCAGTTGCTGCTATGCTACTATACAATGCATTTAAGCTAGTAGCATTGTACCTTGTAGCTAACTACTCCCTAACACTGATTATAAGCATTTTAttggtgtattatatatatatattatcctATAACTCTGTAGCTATGGTAACAGGTCAAACCAATATAAGCGAATAAATTCCATCCTCATCAACACTCGGTCCATTTCCAGTTATCTTTGACAGACTGTTAAGTGGTGAGAAGCAgttattttgttgttttcttacaaCAGATCACATTGAACTACAAACTGATACTAAATTACTGTTGGATTTGGATTTGACAAGATTAAGAAGATTCACATAAATCAAATTATTCTTGATAGGCTTCTTACTTAGTTTGTGATTTATCTCAGGCAGCCTTTTATAATCAGCCCAAACATGTTTGCTCtgggaaacaaaacaaaagccGTTTTGaagtcaaaaaaacaaacaaacttttctTTTGGTGGAAATTTCCACATGCATCAAAGCCTACGCCCAGATTAAACTAAACCTTGTATGGAAATTTACCACGTACAAGGCCACAGGAAGTGCTGCACCCCTGATGTTCAGTATTGCTTTAACTGCAGCtgcaactaataataataataataaaggcggcatggtggtgtagtggttagcgctgtcgcctcacagcaagaaggtcctgggttcgagccccgtggcaggcgagggcctttctgtgtggagtttgcatgttctccccgtgtctgcgtgggtttcctccgggtgctccggtttcccccacagtccaaagacatgcagattaggttaactggtggctctaaattgaccgtaggtgtgtacATCAccgtgtgtgagtgtgaatggttgtttgtgtcagccctgcaataacctggcgactcgtccagggtgtaccccgcctctcgcccatagtcagttgggataggctccagcttgcctgcgaccctgtagaacagaataagcggctacagataatggatggatggatataagaaTGGAGTGGTATAAGAATGGCGTGGTGTATGGTTAAGTGTATTTACGATTCAGTaggtgaaaaaaacaaacaaggttATGTAATAGAGAATGCAGTCCTCTCATTATTCATTCACACAGAACAGGACAAGCTAAAATAATCCCACTAATCCATTATCAGAACAGTGATATTATTATAAATCCATGTTCTGCAAAATATACTATTATTACaaatatgattattattaatcACTTCATGTCGTGTCAGAGAACACATTTCGTGCATACTCGAGCTCCggatttgattgacagctcaataATGCTCTACTGATTCTTAGAAAGAAGTTTCTGGAATGTTCATGGGCGTGGTGTTGACTGGTTAGTGGGTGGGGCGTCAGCGAAAACGTATAAATAGAGGAACTATCGCATCTCAGTTGATCATATATCGGAGCCGGGAACTTCCTGTACTCGAAGAACAAATTTCAAAAAACAAGCTCCTGTTTTTGTAGCATCGAATAAAGGTAGGTTGGCTTTTAAAACTAGAACAAAAATGTATTGCttaaatttaaaaatggcgatGATATTCATTGTATTTCCTCACACCGATAATAATTCGGGCTTGTTTTGGATTTCATTTTCTGAAGCTCGTGTTTAtggactgttgtttttttttttgcagatctTTAGCAATGTCTGAGAAAATCCGTATCAACAGCCCTAATGTGCACTACACTGAGAAGTTGATCGAGTCCCGGTACTCCTACCAGAGCTCCTCGGTGACCCGGAACGGAGGCATATACACGGTGAGTCTCTCACAAGGTGTAAATCTGATGTTTTGTTTACTTGGATATTTACTTATTTAGGGTtgtgtgattgatttttttttcgctTTAAATCCGATTGAACCAATAAACACTCGCGTCCCATCTCGGCTGAATCCCCGTTTTCCACCCACAGGTCCTGGGACAGACCAAAAATAAAGCGATTACTGAAGACTAATTTATGAAAATGAATGAGGCGAGATCAGACTAGTGCGCATGCGCGTGACTTGTTGACGCAACCGCACTCCTCTTCCGCTCACATCCGTTTCAACACAAACATTCCAGCCATAGTTAATagagcaaaatcttttttttttcttttaatcttaTAAATGATCAAAGATAGGAATTCTGCACTTATATAACCATGGCCTTAGTTTCAGCAAGCAGAATACCACATTTAGGCAATTCTGTCCTGTGTTTGGTACTTACATTTCGTCAGAAAAGTAAAGGGCTTTTTTTgtggtgtgtacacacacacgtgtatatatttcTGACCGACCATCCTTAAAGTTCTCATGATACACAATATTTAGTTTTGCTAATAGTGCCAACCAAACAGTAGAGCTGCTTCATTAAAAATTATGAATCTGTTACTTTTTATTCTGTTCAACTAGTATTTATTTTccaaagaaaatttaaaataATTAGTTTACAACAATCaaacctgcctgcgaccctgtaggacaggataagcggctacagataatggatggatggaacaatcTAACCTACTGTGAATAATCATAGATAGCTGACAGTATGCACAATGCTTTTTAAAAAGGCACATATTGACAAGTTatatatctcttttttttttttttaaatatgtatcacggtggtgtagtggttagcgctgtcgcctcacagcaagaaggtccgggttcgagccccgtggccggcgagggcctttctgtgcggagtttgcatgttctccccgtgtccgcgtgggtttcctccgggtgctccggtttctcccacagtccaaaggttaggttaactggtgactctaaggccaagtttacattagaccgtatctgtctcgttttcttcgcggatgcactgtccgtttacattaaaccgccgggaaacgggaatccgccagggtccacgtattcaatccagatcgtgtctggtccggtgctgtgtaaacattgagatacgcggatacactgtgctgagctctagctggcgtcgtcattggacagcgtcactgtgacatccaccttcctgattcgctggcgttggtcatgtgacgcgactgctgaaaaacggcgcggacttccgccttgtatcacctttcattaaagagtataaaagtatgaaaatactgcaaatactgatgcaaatactgcccattgtgtagttatgatggtctttaggcttgccatccttccacttgcaagtggtaagtgatatgcgccgggatcacacacacagcggctcagtcccgaatcactggttgtgcgcttcactcgcgcgctctgtgagctgcgcaaggccggagtgcgcaccctccagagggcactcgctgttcagggcggagtgatttggagcacaggatgcctgcggagccgagcgtatccgtgtattggtgttgctgtgtgcacgcaaatcgtgtattggtgttgctgtgtgcacattaatcgttttaaaaacgttaatctgatgatccgctgatacggtctaatgtaaacatgggctgaattgaccgtaggtgtgaatgtgagtgtgaatggttgtctgtgtctatgtgtcagccctgtgatgacctggcgacttgtccagggtgtaccccgcctttcgcccgtagtcagctgggataggctccagcttgcctgcgatcctgtagaacaggataaagcggctagagataatgagatgagatatacagtatatcacagggctcgaaattcattttttttttttcgccagccggactagtgaccttccaaagtaactagccaaacagaaaatcaactcgccaaaatttgttcatgtatgaattttacttccgtCAAAAGTAACacaagagtagttaccattgttcatgactaatgtgcatttatttcaagacccgagtattttgatacttttttttttgcacactttacaaactggcacttgctgttccacgtcctcctcgcgatatccaaaaaaacgccagatgactgaccccttactagttcttttaggaaccaatttgtccgcttccatttttaatttgtcgttgaaattgacagagcttacatggtagcctatgcagcaccagcaattgcacgaactgagtcagcgctgtaaaccggaactaggaaatcttcccgcaaatTCCTTTCAGTACCTAGATgttgcccgggattggttggcaagtgcgtgatttttttttttttttttttttttttttttaaacacccttaggcagcctctcacattactgcctgagggacagggagaaaaacactagaaaatgttttaaacaaacacaaaacaaacgcaagtcggcagatgaccataaaatactcgatagttacgatataataattatatgtatctcacacagaatggtggtgtagtggttagcgctgccgcctcacagcaagaaggtccgggttcgagccccgtggccggcgagggtctttctgtgcggagtttgcatgttctccctgtgtccgcgtgggtttcctccgggtgctccggtttcccccacagtccaaagacatgcaggttaggttaactggtgaatctaaattgaccgtaggtgtgaatgtgagtgtgaatggttgtgtgtctatgtgtcagccctgtgatgacctggcgacttgtccagggtgtaccccgcctttcgcccgtagtcagctgggataggctccagcttgcctgcgaccctatagaacaggataaagcggctagagatgatgaaattttatatatataaaatatattttagtaATTAAACAGCTCCTGGGTTTACCACCTAACGTATTTCCTTTCTGTACCTCTAGGTGACACCCAACAGTACAGAGTTGACATTCCGTACAGAGCGTCATGTGCCCAAGCTTGGTGTCATGCTCGTGGGCTGGGGTGGAAACAACGGAAGCACCGTCACTGCCGCTGTGCTGGCCAATAAACTTGGCCTGACCTGGAAAACTAAGACTGGCATCAAGGTAAAgtcataaattattattatttataaaaaacATTCGTAACAATGGTTATTACACAGGGCTGTCCAATCTTGTCCATAAAGGGCTGCTGTGGGTGTGGGTTTTCATTtctttccaaccaagcaggagcctgCACTTTGAGAGTTTAACATTCACAGATAGtttgtagactttttttttttaataaatgtagtGCAGTCCAAAGAATGAAAAAAGCAACAGACACATAATCTGACTATGTTCTATCCAAAAAGTGTAAATCCTATCCCTTAATCTCACCTGTAATTCTCACATCTCAGACTTTTTCCTTTTCTGTCCCCCCCCAACCCCCAGAGCGCCAATTACTATGGTTCATTGCTGGAGTCCTCCACCGTGTCTCTGGGCTCAGGACCAACAGGGGAGATCTTTGTGCCTTTCAGAGAACTGCTACCAATGGTGCACCCTAATGACATTGTATTtgatggtaatgacagaaagCACGTTGTGGATGCATGGTGGTGTGACCATTTCCTAAAGGTCTACCATTATGCTTTGTGTGTTACTTAGCATCACCTCTACCAAATGATGTATGTCTGGTTCTGGTAAGCACTGTTATGCTGAATGAGGGAGAACAAAGATCACATAACTAACCTTGaggtgttgctttttttttttgtattttgttttaccATTTTATTTAGTAATTCAAAAACTTAAATTTGGGGTGGAAATTTCCACACCATTTCAAGCTTACAGCAGAGGATGGAAATTTCCATGTTGATCTGTTTACCCACGAGGGCAAGATCACCCAGAGACCAGAAAAATTGCCATGAGATCTCCAGTCATGCTGGAGCGCCACAAATATGAAGTGTTTTTATGTACTACATTTGTTCATGACTGCAGAAATCAGTACTTGACTTCTGacatgtattattatttttttaaatcgatATAGTTTAAGAGGGATATCCTTATGTGTTTCAGGTTGGGATATCTCCTCTATGGATCTTGGTTGTGCCATGGAACGTGCTCAGGTTCTGGACTGGAACCTTCAGGAGATGCTGCGCCCCCACATGAGCCAGCTCAAACCAAGGCCTTCCATTTACATCCCAGATTTCATTGCTGCCAACCAGGAGCAAAGGGCTGACAATGTCCTCACGGGCACCATGACCGAGCAGGTATGAAGATCAAAGTTCTGTTTGTTAATACATGTTTGCATTTGTAAAATAGTTCGGAGTGACCTGCCACAAACTAAAACTGGCTGCTTGGGTATTTACACAGATGGAACAAATCCGCAGAGATATCCGTGACTTCAAGGTTAAGAGCAGCGTGGACAAAGTCATAGTGCTGTGGACGGCAAACACAGAGAGATTCTCAGATGTCGTGACTGGTGTCAATGACACTGCCAAGAACCTACTTGCTACCATCCAGGTAACTGATCTCAACACCAGTTCAGGCACATCACGGAAATAAGAAGTATGTAGATCAAGAACTTGGATGTCTGAAATGAACGTAATTATTGGCAAGATGTTATTCATTTGGGAATAAAATTAGAACACATTGACTTCTTCTCTCTTTATTTGGCATATGACTGTAGTGATGTGGCTGCTCTGATGGCTTTTCTtccagggaagaattacagtaatggtttcccattgccttgtactggattattatagacgttttctcctctcagccattcacacctatttagcgtagctagttaacctaactgcgtgtctttgaaatgtgggggagcacctggagtaaaccccatgcagagaacatgcaaactccacacagaaaggccctgttggccatgaggttcaaacccggaacctccttgctgtgaggttacggtgctaaccactgcatcatcaTGCTGTGCCCCAATACTATTACTGACACAAAACTTTGCAGCCTGTTTTTGACAAACCTGCAGGTTGCTACAGTGATGACCCtaatctaaggccctgtccacacggcaacggattcaggtgaatccgataaaattttgtatcgtttcggcctggcgtccacacggcaccggcgttttgggtgccccaaaacgatattttttgagaacggtttccagagtggaaaaatctggcaatggcaccgttgcgaagtcgtctggacgagtagaacggatttgtttacgatgacatcacaaccacatgactagaacaagcagcactctcgcgcgcatcattcgtaacaacaacagcaacaatggcggaccccagagtagtagtagtagtttcagtGCTGCAGTCGCTGCTTAGTTTTATAGTTCAGAGTCACTCGCAGGAGTAACTCCACCTCGTCATCAGTCCAGACAAGAGTCGgtttttcctcgcgtagtcgcagccatcttcttgttgttgtgtgcttgttcctgtgagtgcttcacgctgggtagaaggggtttatgcgcatgcgtcctacttctattgttctggtgtctccgatgggaccgtcttacagcgcacgtagagatgtggcatgtgtattgcattgttttcagcaagcgttgcgttgccatatgtacctgatattttactgatccgttgcccatgtggacgcgatatatatattttttttttacctgctaaaaaaaatccgttgtcgtgtggatgtagcctaagtgacGGTGATTGCCATAGCCTAAGTGACATCTAAATTGTCTATCATTAACTGTGCTCCCAACCTTTAGGTTGACATACTGGTTACCCAtgaacagtgttgggcacgttactttcaaaaagtaattagttatagttactagttacttttcccaaaaagtaactgagttagtaacggagttactttgtcataaaagtaactaattaccagggaaagtaattattccgttacattttgttccccctcaaaaaaaatcaaattcaattagtgtaatcataataaaagtgaatgttaaatgtgtttaatgactgaaatgggcacttaacagaaccaattagtaatgttatctacactatattaatatgtttgtgggacaatgtgagataagacatctatcaaatgtaatatatttttgtagttattaaaattatgttactaattactggccactgacgaggacaaacgctttgttcctcgacataatgtgcattgcacgtaaacactcttgccttttatttcaagtaatgaaaagtaatggctgtatttccagtgtgaaagcgcagtgctgggctgatcgctcgccatcgctgggtcttccgattgaaagagcgtgcagtgcagtaggcgtggcctacctacgtctgttgtccaaatctactctgattggcttactgtgccgttgtctcgcgtctccccgccccacactaaagcagagtaaagaaaggctgaacgagcagcgtgccagatgagaacagctttaataaagtaacgcatagtattttattgtaagtaacgggaacggcgttataacgatgtaaaaagtaattagttagattactcgttactaaaaaaagtaacgccgttagtaacgccgtttatttctaacgccgttattcccatcactgcccatgaatgacaacttttttttttttttttaaatccttataGAGAGGAGGAGAAGTATCTCCATCCACCCTGTTTGCAGTGGCTAGTATTCTGGAGGGCTGTGCCTACATCAATGGCTCCCCTCAGAATACCTTCGTACCTGGAGCTATAGAACTGGCCATTCAGCAAGGGGTGTTCATCGGAGGAGACGACTTCAAATCAGGCCAGACGAAACTGAAGTCCGTTCTGGTGGATTTCTTAGTCAGTGCAGGAATTAAGGTAAGAAAGACATGTGCACTCTAGTCAGCGCCCGTGTCACTGGAGCATGTTTTCAGGATTTGAGTCTCCTACAAGATGGTTTAGTGTCTCTTTTTCATTGCAGCCAACCTCCATTGTGAGTTACAATCACTTGGGAAACAACGATGGCATGAACCTTTCTGCCCCACAGCAGTTCCGATCGAAAGAGATCTCCAAAAGCAATGTGGTGGACGACATGGTGGAATCCAATCCAGTGCTGTACAAGCCTGGAGAGAAACCCGACCACTGTGTAAGAATGATTTCTCTGACTTGTAGCAACTTTTACAGCACAGAAATTGGTTTAAACCTTACACTGCAATATTTTAGACACTTCATAATGTCACATTTCTATTCTGGAAGAGGTTCCTGAGGTTGGCTAATGCATTAAATGgtcttgtgatttattttatgcaACCGAGGTAATAGTTTCAACATAGAACGATTTAACGCACAACATTTCCAGTCATGATCAATTTTACCACACTAGCATGCCAGTTATTTAATATGCATTGCGACTGAGATTAAAACACATAGATTAAGACTCATAAATTATCCTTctaacgatgacatagtggcaacAGTCCAACTTGGTTAATTATATAATTGTGTTAATAGGTTGGTGAGTGCCTGCATGCCTATTGAGTTGTGAAATGTATGATTTGTCAATCTAGGTGGTCATTAAGTACGTTCCCTATGTGGGGGACAGCAAACGAGCAATGGATGAGTACACATCTGAGATCATGATGGGTGGCACAAACACAATTGCTCTCCACAACACGTGCGAGGTGAGTTCGTTACTGGGTCACTTATGAAGTGCATGCTCTTCAGCTGGTTTTGGTGATGTATATGGATGAATAGTGTGCTATATGTGATCAATATTTCAATAAAGAACTTGGTTACTAAGATATGGTTATTTTAAGCCACtgtcatcttaaaaaaaaaaaagtctgtcgaACAACCAGTTTTCTTGAAGGGGTTGTAAATTGGGGCTTTCTTTCTAAATTTATATTAGACATAGATTTCCATGTAGATGTCTCAAAGACACTGGAATCTCTTTActgattttcatctcatctcattatctctagccgctttatccttctacagggttgcaggcaagctggagcc includes the following:
- the LOC132871778 gene encoding inositol-3-phosphate synthase 1-A-like, coding for MSEKIRINSPNVHYTEKLIESRYSYQSSSVTRNGGIYTVTPNSTELTFRTERHVPKLGVMLVGWGGNNGSTVTAAVLANKLGLTWKTKTGIKSANYYGSLLESSTVSLGSGPTGEIFVPFRELLPMVHPNDIVFDGWDISSMDLGCAMERAQVLDWNLQEMLRPHMSQLKPRPSIYIPDFIAANQEQRADNVLTGTMTEQMEQIRRDIRDFKVKSSVDKVIVLWTANTERFSDVVTGVNDTAKNLLATIQRGGEVSPSTLFAVASILEGCAYINGSPQNTFVPGAIELAIQQGVFIGGDDFKSGQTKLKSVLVDFLVSAGIKPTSIVSYNHLGNNDGMNLSAPQQFRSKEISKSNVVDDMVESNPVLYKPGEKPDHCVVIKYVPYVGDSKRAMDEYTSEIMMGGTNTIALHNTCEDSLLASPIILDLVILTELCQRITFRTEQDSSFQSFHSVLSLLSFLCKAPLMPPKAPVVNAFFRQRACIENVMRACLGLPPQNHMQLEYKMQKSFKVCQEKKFCSTVTAKENVITKSYHCIECNGASDQKTVDR